The DNA region gggagcggtggatCCGCGTAGCCGTGTAGCCGTGGAGCACTTCACCGCATGGGCGGCCCGCCTCACCGATTCGTCGCCCTCCACAAGACGCATCGCCACTTCCAACCCGTCACTACTTCCAACCCGTCACCACTTCCAACCCGTCACTACTTCCAACCCGTCACTACTTCCAACCCGTCACTACTTCCAACCCATCACCACTTCCAACCCCCCTGCAGGAAAGGAAGAGTACAAGGAGCAGCACTCCTGCCTGAGGACCTACTCCCTGGATTCCCTGGCAGACGTCTCCTGCAGGAACAACTGCGAGCAGTATATTGACCTGTGCAAGCACTACACGTCCATCGGCAGGTGCCTCATGCGCTTTGCGAACAACTATAAGTGCGTCTACTGTGGAATGTGATGAAGGAGGAAGGGAGGGGTTCTCCCCAACTGGGTGTGGTAGCGCGGTTGGGATggtgccaaaatggggggaaaaaaaaaaaaaaaaaaaaaaagccacaaAATGATCATTTTGTGCGACGTGGCAAATAATCagttcaattttgtttttcgtttttccgcGTTTCCCCCCATGGTGCTTCCGCGCCACCTTCAGTTCTTTATCCCGCGTGCGAAATATGTAGGCCGCCGATGGCCTTGCGTCAAAAAAGTTTTTCTTTGGCCATCCCCGCGGCACCCATTTTTGCTCCACTGCATACGCGTAACCATTGCCCACATTAGTTTTTGCGCCCGTGATGCTCTTCACACCCACAACTAGCATTAACGCGCGCCGTCGTGGGGCCTCCCCCGGTGCTGTTGTTTAATAGACTCATCGTGCGAACACCGCACACGGTTTTTTTCGCCCACATTTTGATGTAACTTTTATGCTATTCTTATGTTCTTTTTCGTGTGCCCTTTTCGGCTATCTTAAGAGGTGGACGCgatattttcatttccacTGAGGTTGCCTCGTCGCGATCCGCGCGAACAGGCGTACCACGCACATGGGCGTAATTGTCCAGCAGCATGCCTTTTTCCGgggggttgaaaaaaaaaatggcaaaaaaaaaaaacacacgtTCGCCCTTTGCGCCTTTGTGGGGTTATTCATCCGCTTCGTAAAATTTTCACTCAATGGGTTTAacgaatgggaaaaaaagtgaagcagAAAGTGAAGCGCTTTCTTATGCAGGCCGTTATCTTTAGTGAAGCAGACGTGcggcatttttcccctttttctgcttttttttggccatcCCTTTCGAAGCCACGACACGCGTGTAGGGCGCGATTTTCCTTCCCCTGATTTTTCCGCGCGGGAAAAATTGCCCAGGAAAATGATCACACTGTTGCGGCCGTTTGGGGAGGCTCCCGAAATGTTCGAAGCATCTTCCTTTGCCGTTGCCACCGCTACCACTGCGCTTCTTTAACTTCAAATGTGCCGCGCGCCTCCtcgaatttgaaaaaattcttcCTCGCACGATGTAAGCATGTTCGCATGTGCGCATGTGTGCTTACCGATGTAACGTCGTGCAGCACGCCCCTTCTCGCAAGGGCAGTCACGTACTCCTCGAGCGACCAACTGATGCGGGGATCATAACACATAGGGGCTGGCACCCCATTTTGTCACATTTGAATgcggcccttttttttttcccttttatctCCCTCTTCGTTTGTTAAAACAGTTTGAGCCGCTTCCCCTGGTGAGGTATCCCAAGGGGAGTTTTAAATCTGCGCTACGGCTAATCCCGGCAGAAGTAGAGAAGCTTACCGAcgccccttcccccctgttGTAGAGCAGTAAATCGAAGAGGGCTAATGGACACCGCCAAGGGTTATCTACCCACATACATGTGCATCTCTCCTCACTTGTGCAAAACAGAAGAGGTTGGCCAACCCACTTGAGGGGCAAAATGTTCCACCTGCTAAGGGGAAACCGCGCGCCCAAATTTCGGAGCGCCCTCATTAAGAAGATGCCCTATGGTTCAacccccaagggggaaagTCCCCAACCGAATGCAAGTGCAAATGCAAATACTAATGCAAATACTAATGCAAATACTAATGCAAATACTAATGCAAATACTAATGCAAATACTAATGCAAATACTATTGCAAATACAGGCGAGCAAATCATCCACCTCACCAGCGACGcaatgaacaaaatgaaacaaataaatttgaaatacAAAAACTCCAAAGCGTTGAAGGTGTCCGTAGAAGCTGGGGGGTGCTCAGGCTTCCAGTATTCCTTTGCCCTAatcgataaaaaaaacatacaggAGAAGGACCTCGTCGTTTATAATAGAGAGTGCCTCGTGGTGATTGACAAAGGAGCGGCGGAAATGCTAAGGAACTCCAAAATAGACTACACCAACAGTCTCATTGCGAAGAAGTTCGTCCTCGAGAATATTCAGAACCTCTCCTCCAAGTGTTCCTGTGGCAACTCCTTTGACGTCAAGCTTTTTTAAGTGGCAAGCGGGGGGGGCGTAAAAACGAAGGTCACGTGAGAAGGTCTCCGTGAGAAGGTCCCTGTGGGGGCCAGGACGGGGTGATTGCCGCATCCCAGGTGAAGACAGCGCGAAGGGAAGTGACCCTCTCGTCGTTTCTGCTCAACCGTTTAATGTGTCAAATGTTCCAATGAAGGAAATGCAATGAGAGGAAATGTGCCCTGCCCATTATACACCTGCGCgaggattttttttgtgaagaagTAGGCAGTGTGAATTGGGCAGTGATCGACAAACAGAGAAAGACAAATGACGCAGCCGGGGGGACTCCCCCACGCAGACTGGCCGCGCCTAATGGCTTGTTTGCAGCGAGGCGCCACCTCGAACGTCAAACAAAAGCAGAGGCAGTCGGATGCTCATCTCTCATatgcgcacaaaaaaaagaaaaaaaagggagataGAGAGAAAGCGAAATAGAGGGGGCCGCTGCGGGGAATCTTCCTCCACAGCTTCGAACCATCTAGACGGATGTATACAATCGGGTGAGTAGccgcaaaaaatggcaaacggGGTGGCACAAAGGGCGCTGGCCAGCGGTACATCAACGGAATTGGTCAGCGGCGCATCGAGGGAATTGGCCAGCGGTACATCAACGGAATTGGTCAGCGGCGCATCAACGGAATTGACCATCGGACAAGGCAATCCACTCCGCGTGTGTGATGGCGGCGGAACGGCGCGGCCTCTCTCGCTCTCCTCGGGGTGCTACAAGTTGACGTTGCTCATTCGGTTGTTGAAGTCGTAAATTTTGCGCTTAATTTTGTCCATGTctaaggggggggaaaaggataGCATGTTGGCAGGATAGCAGATTGGCATGTTGGCATGTTGGCATGTTGGCATGTTGGCAGGTTGGCAGGTTGGCGGTTGGCATGTTGGCAGTTGGCATGTTGGCGGTTGGCATGTTGGCGGTTGGCATGTTGGCAGTTGGCATGTTGGCAGTTGGCAGTTGGCATATCATCGGGGCAACTGCTCAACTGAGTAGCCGGTCTGCGCGGAGTGACGGCGCCCCGGTTACCTTCGTAGGCGTAGGAAAGGACGTTGGACGCGGAGTCGGAGAGAAGCGAGTATTTGTCATCTGCATCGGGGGTGTGTGGGGGGAGCAAAATGGGTGCGGTTCGCagttgggggggaggcgagCTGCGATGTTGCCATTCCCGCGCGTGCTCAAGTGGGTCAAACGGGTGGAGCGGTGTGAGCGGTGTGAGCGGTGTGATCAGTTCGATCAGTTCGATCAGTTCGATCCGCTCCCACCGATCACGCCGCTCAAACGGATCGCACCGCTCATGCCGCTCCCGCCGCTCCGCCCTACCGGTCAGGGTGGCCCGCGCGGGGGATATGTCCGAGTTGCAGAAGAGGTAGGGGTAGCGGCCGCAGAGGCCGCGGGGGTCGGGGGCGAGCAGGGGCGAGGAGGTCGCCTTGGAGTACTTAAACTTCAGCTGCGTCTTTTTGGCGGCCCCGAATTTGTCCGCAAccgctcttccccttttgacgcGCGCATTGAGGAGGAGTAACTGAAAGGGGGTCTCCACACGCGCGAGCATCTGCCTGTTGACCACGCGCACGAATTTATATAAACTGTCGATGCATCTGTACACCTTTACGAGGCGCTCCTGATATTTGAGGCAATGCAATTTGAGGAGAAAGTTGAGCAGCCATTTTCTATTGCAGAAGGTGACGAAGCGATCCAAACTGTGGGTGAAAATTTCTATCTTCGTCAAGTGTCTGTAGTGAAAGAGACAGGGGTAAGCCTCGTTCATTCGCAGGAGGTGCATGACGTTGGACTGCTCCTTGCTGGAGAGCAGCACTTCCAAACTGTTCGTCGCGTAGAGGAGCCTGCTCCTATTGTTATGTTGGTACGTCTTCAgcacgaagaggaagaaccaGTCTTGCACTTTCCTCTGCATGAGTTTGTTCAGAACGAAGGAAAAGACCCCGCAGTGCCTCAAAACGGGGGTGCTCGCCTGCACGACGTTTCCCACGTGTGGGCCCCTCAATAGGAAGAAGTACTTCAGCAAGTGCTccttcatcttcatcttaTAGAAACACTCCGCCCTGTGGATCCCCTTTTCCAGAGTGGCCTTATCCA from Plasmodium vivax chromosome 4, whole genome shotgun sequence includes:
- a CDS encoding Iron-sulfur cluster assembly accessory protein, putative (encoded by transcript PVX_003785A), with product MFHLLRGNRAPKFRSALIKKMPYGSTPKGESPQPNASANANTNANTNANTNANTNANTNANTNANTIANTGEQIIHLTSDAMNKMKQINLKYKNSKALKVSVEAGGCSGFQYSFALIDKKNIQEKDLVVYNRECLVVIDKGAAEMLRNSKIDYTNSLIAKKFVLENIQNLSSKCSCGNSFDVKLF